One segment of Ignavibacteria bacterium DNA contains the following:
- the ispD gene encoding 2-C-methyl-D-erythritol 4-phosphate cytidylyltransferase, giving the protein MINGRTSRGVIIPAAGRGTRFGGAIPKQFLELSGVPLLVRSIRTALMLHDLLAVVVAIHSEDEAYVAEMFSRLGLSDPRLHIVIGSSERQHSVAAALAHPALATAGVILVHDAVRPLTSNGLWERMAQGAQERPAVVPVVPIADTVKQVDATGQVCGTVDRSALFRVQTPQAFDAVVLRAAYASAQSSPLVATDCASLVERIGYPVFTVPGEETNFKVTTSYDLDVAEFILQRTASAL; this is encoded by the coding sequence ATGATAAACGGACGTACATCTCGGGGGGTGATCATTCCGGCCGCCGGACGTGGAACACGGTTTGGGGGTGCCATACCGAAGCAGTTCCTTGAACTTTCGGGCGTTCCACTCCTCGTCCGGTCCATCAGAACCGCATTGATGCTGCACGATCTCCTAGCCGTAGTGGTGGCCATTCATTCTGAAGATGAAGCCTACGTTGCGGAGATGTTTAGCCGTTTGGGGCTTTCTGACCCTCGACTGCATATCGTTATTGGTTCCTCGGAACGTCAACACTCTGTAGCTGCCGCCCTGGCTCACCCGGCGTTGGCCACGGCAGGGGTCATTCTCGTCCACGATGCGGTTCGCCCCCTAACAAGCAACGGGTTGTGGGAAAGAATGGCTCAGGGGGCTCAGGAGCGCCCAGCAGTGGTACCTGTTGTTCCCATAGCCGATACCGTGAAGCAGGTAGATGCGACTGGTCAGGTGTGCGGTACGGTGGATCGGTCTGCCCTGTTTCGCGTCCAGACCCCACAGGCCTTTGATGCTGTAGTCCTCCGTGCTGCCTATGCTTCGGCCCAAAGCAGCCCTTTAGTGGCCACAGATTGCGCTTCGCTCGTGGAACGCATCGGATATCCGGTGTTCACCGTTCCAGGAGAGGAAACCAATTTTAAGGTAACCACTTCTTATGATCTGGACGTTGCGGAGTTCATCCTCCAAAGGACCGCCTCCGCGCTGTAA
- a CDS encoding DUF2795 domain-containing protein: MFWTPELASYLEDAPWPATKEELIDYANRSGAPLQVLDNLGELDDSDEITYEGIEDLWPEYEAASDDMFFSEDDDTYES; encoded by the coding sequence ATGTTTTGGACGCCCGAACTTGCCTCGTATCTCGAGGACGCCCCTTGGCCGGCCACCAAGGAGGAACTCATTGACTATGCCAATCGCAGCGGAGCTCCGTTGCAAGTACTCGATAACCTTGGTGAACTCGATGACTCTGATGAGATCACCTATGAAGGTATCGAGGACCTTTGGCCTGAATATGAGGCTGCCTCCGATGATATGTTCTTCAGTGAAGACGACGATACGTACGAATCGTAG
- a CDS encoding choice-of-anchor D domain-containing protein, giving the protein MTRFYSGRLFVSLLAILIALASNSASSQINLTLTTVTGSFVAEVGWQIVNTGTNVVYNCEPFAGTMQNNVTLSVPAGTYQLRGWDSYGDGWNGCSVTIKYQLSGILLVNAATLPAIGTGVTCAKTMACPGPTATCDTRQILSTFTVVPPCLVPTISANPLSQKICVGSPVTFSVTTNMTNGTFEWRKNGVTLVKNTSNTYTIPAVTLADAGSYDVIVADNCNPAIAFKQSTAAVLTVAESPKIVTQPISSKVICENANDTLRVRATGTDVTYQWRVNGSNISGATSADYILNNMDNTKDGTYDCVVSGYCSPSVTSTSSQLTAAMRPRFTSQPNNQDVCPGTPATIAVVATGLNLEYQWYKDGAIIPDAINPTYTIAKYSYNNNGQYYCAVKSNIPNPNNCQLTVQSRQVKLTGFPAPTITTHPTSTDVCVGSRLSLQVVAQGSGISYQWFKNGVAIPNSDVSELLLTSVTPATTGDYSVRVTAVCGLNVTSNVAKVTAIAKPTFIAQPTAKTLTVGDKLELTVNATDVRSIQWKKNDQPIQGATSATYVIEKVGKGDAGYYNAVVTNPCGGASSAYSNVVVNDQVVPTPALELSTQSIDFGEIPVGYDKTLLVSGLIKNVGTAPLLVSGMTIMPSDFTISNAPALPLTLAPGQTADVTLKAAPTAKGALTGSLSIASNSPSNPTATVALAAAYVLRYDHAATEDFGTVLTDASLDRCIAVTNTSAVNITIEQATFTGANAGQFAVTTTLPLAIAAGQSADLCVKFTPGSPGAKTATLNLRSSNGGNSSMSVSGSGETPGGVVDATEAGVTAWPNPMTDRVEVRFAKPTPAMEISVVSSTGRTVAAFSNEGVDAGGSVRWNGRDASGASVSSGSYTMVIRYSDTVIALPIMIVK; this is encoded by the coding sequence ATGACACGTTTCTACTCCGGGAGATTGTTTGTCTCTCTTTTGGCAATTCTGATCGCGTTAGCATCTAATAGTGCTAGTTCGCAGATCAATCTCACTCTCACCACTGTAACAGGATCTTTTGTTGCGGAAGTTGGCTGGCAGATCGTTAACACCGGCACCAATGTTGTGTACAATTGTGAGCCATTCGCTGGAACAATGCAGAACAACGTTACTCTAAGCGTTCCTGCAGGCACGTATCAATTGCGCGGTTGGGACTCGTATGGTGATGGCTGGAATGGGTGCAGCGTCACTATCAAGTATCAGTTAAGTGGCATCCTTCTCGTAAACGCTGCTACACTCCCCGCAATCGGTACGGGTGTAACATGCGCAAAGACGATGGCGTGCCCGGGTCCAACAGCTACCTGTGACACACGCCAGATCTTATCTACCTTCACGGTGGTTCCGCCATGTCTTGTACCAACGATCTCGGCCAACCCATTAAGCCAAAAGATCTGTGTTGGTTCACCGGTCACGTTCAGTGTAACGACGAACATGACAAACGGTACATTTGAATGGCGTAAGAATGGCGTTACACTCGTTAAGAATACATCGAACACTTACACGATCCCTGCAGTTACTCTTGCAGACGCTGGTAGCTACGATGTGATCGTTGCTGATAACTGTAATCCTGCAATTGCCTTTAAGCAGAGTACAGCAGCAGTTCTCACCGTTGCAGAATCTCCGAAGATCGTTACGCAACCAATATCGAGTAAGGTCATTTGCGAGAATGCAAATGATACTCTGCGTGTTCGTGCAACGGGAACTGACGTAACGTATCAGTGGCGCGTGAATGGATCAAACATCTCGGGTGCTACAAGCGCTGATTACATCCTCAACAACATGGACAATACAAAGGACGGCACATATGACTGTGTTGTGTCTGGGTATTGCTCTCCCTCAGTAACGAGCACGTCGAGTCAGCTAACCGCTGCAATGCGCCCACGTTTCACATCCCAGCCAAACAATCAAGATGTTTGCCCTGGCACGCCTGCAACTATTGCTGTTGTTGCGACTGGTTTGAATCTGGAGTATCAATGGTACAAGGATGGCGCGATCATTCCCGATGCCATCAACCCAACGTATACCATCGCAAAGTACTCGTACAATAACAACGGCCAGTACTACTGCGCTGTTAAGTCGAACATCCCTAATCCGAACAACTGCCAGCTTACTGTTCAGTCGCGTCAGGTAAAACTCACGGGCTTCCCGGCACCAACGATCACAACACACCCAACTTCAACGGATGTCTGCGTTGGCTCCCGTCTTTCACTTCAGGTTGTTGCTCAAGGAAGTGGTATCTCCTATCAGTGGTTCAAGAATGGTGTTGCCATTCCTAACTCTGATGTAAGTGAACTCCTGCTTACAAGTGTGACACCGGCAACAACTGGTGACTACAGTGTTCGCGTTACAGCAGTTTGCGGACTCAACGTAACCTCAAACGTTGCCAAGGTTACAGCTATCGCAAAGCCAACCTTTATCGCACAACCAACGGCAAAGACACTCACGGTTGGCGATAAGCTCGAGCTGACAGTTAACGCCACTGATGTTCGTTCGATCCAGTGGAAGAAAAACGACCAACCGATCCAAGGTGCTACAAGTGCTACCTATGTGATCGAAAAGGTTGGCAAGGGTGACGCCGGATACTACAACGCGGTGGTTACGAACCCGTGTGGCGGCGCCTCTTCGGCCTACAGCAATGTTGTTGTAAACGACCAGGTTGTTCCTACGCCCGCACTTGAGCTTTCGACGCAGAGCATAGACTTCGGTGAGATCCCTGTGGGCTATGACAAAACTCTTCTCGTGAGCGGTCTTATCAAGAACGTTGGCACAGCTCCGCTGCTTGTCTCTGGTATGACCATCATGCCGAGCGACTTCACGATCTCGAATGCGCCAGCCCTGCCACTAACGCTGGCACCTGGCCAGACGGCAGATGTTACTCTTAAAGCTGCACCAACAGCCAAGGGTGCACTCACCGGTTCGCTGAGCATTGCCTCGAACTCACCATCTAATCCAACAGCTACAGTGGCTCTCGCTGCTGCGTATGTCCTTCGTTATGATCACGCGGCAACTGAAGACTTCGGCACGGTTCTTACAGACGCATCACTTGATCGCTGTATCGCTGTGACGAACACGTCGGCCGTGAACATTACGATCGAACAGGCAACCTTTACTGGTGCGAATGCTGGACAGTTCGCGGTAACTACCACCCTTCCACTTGCGATTGCTGCTGGCCAGTCTGCTGATCTTTGTGTGAAGTTCACACCAGGCTCACCGGGCGCAAAGACAGCTACACTGAATCTGCGCTCATCGAATGGTGGTAACTCGTCAATGTCTGTTAGCGGCTCGGGCGAAACTCCAGGCGGTGTTGTGGATGCAACAGAAGCCGGCGTTACAGCTTGGCCTAATCCGATGACAGATCGTGTAGAGGTCCGCTTCGCAAAGCCAACACCAGCCATGGAGATCTCTGTGGTCAGCTCTACGGGTCGCACCGTAGCTGCCTTCTCCAATGAAGGTGTTGATGCTGGTGGTTCGGTTCGCTGGAATGGACGCGATGCTTCTGGTGCTTCCGTCTCCTCGGGTTCCTACACAATGGTCATTCGCTACAGCGATACGGTGATCGCTCTGCCGATCATGATCGTCAAGTAA